TTTTTTCGACCTTTTTTCCTTTTATATTTTCAGTAACAACAATCGTTGATCGATCGGAAATGTAGTCATCTTTTTCAGTTAGAGTACGTTCTTGTATTCCTTTTAAGCTCTCCCAGGGTTTAAACTCATACAAAAACTCTTTTATCTCGTATCCAACTATTTTACATTTAAAATGCCATAACGAAAATTGATGAATATCTTCCCAAACGGGCATCCGATCGATTAAATCTTTATTATCTAGGTCAAGGTCAACTCTAAATCGCCCGGTTTTGTGAAAGGGCGAATTCAGAGTAAAGATCGCCCGATATAAATCTCTCACCATTTTCTTGTCCCAAATATTTCTGAGGCTTGAAATCGTTATTTTAGTACCGGTTTTAGTCCCACGAAAATACTCCGGATTCGTTCGCTCAAACACTTCGAATTTAGCATCCTTAAGATATTTATTCTTTGAAAACTCGTTCCAGTCTATTCTGACAACAACCTCATTTTTCCCTTCTCTTTTTGAAACAACTTCGATATTGTTCCCTAGCTTATGTACTCCAAAACGGCCTATGCCTTTCTCTCCAATAGGTAAACGGCCATATTTTTTTGTGCGAATTTTTTTTTGAAATATTTCTGCTTTATAATCACTACCAGGTTCTAGCCATACATTTTCTATGATTTCCATGTCCATGCCCTCTCCCTCATCTAGAACTTCAATGTACCCCAATTTTGAATTGTCGATGTTCCTTAGTTTCACCTTACACCATCGCGAATCCGCATCGTAGGAATTCTTTATTAATTCTAAAAGAGCAATGTTCTCGTTTTTAATTAGTTTGTCTCCTAATTGAAGGAGTAAACGAGCGCGAGGTTGGAAGAAATTTTTTTGGGACTTTAAATCCATCTATAGTATATTGTGAATTGCTGCAGCTATTTTTCTCGCCATCAATGGAGGAACTGCATTTCCAATTTGTTTAAATGCTGCTGTCCTATTCATTCCCTCCTTGACGCCTTCAAAAAAGTAATCATCCGGAAATGATTGCAAACGGGCAGCTTCTCTTACTGATATCGAACGGTTCTGTTCGAAATCATTGTGAATATAATAATGACCATCTTTTGCAATATGCGCTACAACTGTATGCGAAGACCGCAGGTTATGGGCAACAACTTTGAATCGATCGGTAAAGGACGTACGATTCACGTGAGTCTTCAATTTTTCAGGCAAATCATTATAGTTGAGCCTTTCCATCTTGGTTTCCCATTTGTCAACCGCGTATTTGTAAATTTCCTTGTCTTGATCGCTATGAGGTCTTGCAATGTGCTGCGTGACAAAGTCAAGTCCATTTCTGATGCGTGCTTCCGTCAAATACGTAGATGGTCGAGAGCTATAATTTATAAATCTTTCTGAGCCTTCGCCCGCCTTCAACCTACTAAGGTCATTGAACACATCATTAACAAATGCAAACATGTTTGACGTCAGAGATTCGAGGTTAGGTAATAAGGGCACCAAGTCCTTTTTCCATCCTACGATGATAAGACGCCTGCGCTTTTGCAACACGCCAAAGTTCTCAGCATTTACCCTGAAGATTTCGATCTCGTAGCCTTTCTTCGAAAAAAGTTTGCGCATATTCTCAAGATAAATGCCTTTTCCTGCGGATAATAGTCCAATTACGTTCTCAAAAACAAACATTTTTGGCTGGTAGCGTTCCAGAAAAGCGGCATACTGAACATAAAGGAAATTTCTGCTATCTCCTTTCATATTATCTTCAGATCTGGCCCTCCCGACAAGGGAATAGGCTTGGCATGGCGGCCCTCCAACAATTAAATCAATTTCCTTCCTTTTTAGGTTAGAAATTTGGTTATCGATCTGTTTAAAAATATCGAGATTATTCTCCGGCCCGATACCTTTATTGATTATGCTCGTTGAAACTTCATTAGGTAAAAACCCGTATAACGTTTGGCGGCTTATCTCGCCTCGAAGGTATTCGCAATAAGTACTAAAAGAATTGTTCTCTTTTAAATGGTGATAGGCCGCTCTTGTTTTTAAAGTAAAACAGGCAGCCGTATCTATTTCTACGTGGGCAACAGGGTTAAATCCTTGAGCCTTGAATCCTTCGGACAAACCTCCGGCTCCCGCAAATAAATCAATGTAATTAAAGCTCATTAATATAAGAAATTCTACGGAATTTTGTAAGTTTTGGCTAGTGTGTCAAATTTACCGATAAAATTCGCACTAATACAAAAAAAATTAATACCCTGCAAATCATGGATGTGCATTCTCGTGAACAGAGGTCTAGAAATATGGCTGCGATAAAATCGTCAGGCACAAAGGCAGAAATTCAACTCGGAAGAGCCTTGTGGTCGCAGGGATATAGATATAGGAAGAATAATAAAACTGTTATCGGTAAACCTGATTTTACTTTCAAGAGACGAAGAATAGCGATTTTTGTAGATTCGGAGTTTTTTCACGGAAAAGACTTCCAGACGAAGAAGAAACCAAAAACAAATGCTGAGTTTTGGGATAAAAAGATAAAACGAAATATCGCTCGGGACCTCGAGGTAAATCGCTATTTGACCGAGCAGGGGGGATCGTACTACGATTCTGGTCCGCTGAAATTAAAAAGGACCTTACAGGTGTAATAAACAAAATTGAACATCATCTTAGAAAAGTGTGACCGGAGTGGCTCTACCCTTTCTCCTTCCTGTGCACTTCATCATGACAAACCGTGCATAAAGTGATCAGGTTTTCTTCCGTGTTAGCTCCTTTGGTTTTATGCGATATGATGTGATGCAGCTCCAGATGCCTCGGGTCAGAACGATTCCATTCTTCCTGAGTCCAGCCGCAATTTTGGCACGTATAGTTGTCTCGCCGCAGGGTATTGCTGCGGACGCTGTCCGGAATGCGGCGGTCGTGTGTAGGGCTTTGCCTGTCAGACTCCAAGACATAGGTGCCAATGGGTAGGTCAGGCCTGCCGGAACTCTTACTCACGACGCTCCAGCCTTCCTCCGTGCGCAATTCTCTCACGCGTCGGGCCCACTCCGTAGCGTTATTGGCCACATACCTCAATTCCTCGCCTGTCACCGGCTTCCCCACGTTTGCCTTGAGATATTCCAACAACTTCATCTTCACGCCATCAGGACGCTTTCGGATATCGTTTGCAATATTCCAACGCAGGGCCGCATCACGGTCTTGTTCATCCGATAAAAGAAGGTAGTCGTCGGGTTTCATGGCAGCCAGCGCTTGTTTATCAATGGTCAGGTCGTCCTCCTGAGCCATTTCTTTTGCTGTCATCCCGGTTATGATCGACCATCCAAATTGAACTCTCAGTTCCCGTATGCGGCGGGCATACTCCTGAATGCCGGAAACCACTAAAAGTTCATCACCACTTATAACCACCCGCGGGTACTTTTTAAAATAGAACAAGATACGATCCCGAGCGCTCGACGCGGTAGTTTTCGGAATTAGGGATTTGCCGGTATCCCGCAATAAATGAAATATCGGGATAATCGACTTCACTTTTCTTCTCAAGTCGTCGCTTTCGAGTTCTTTTTCAAAATTACCCAAAAGCGATTCCAACTTCGCTTTCAGAGCCGGGAGGTCACTGCTGATTTTCTTCATGGAAGTGTTTCAGTAAAACGTATGCTACATCGGCGATTCGGGCGGCCAGTACGGGTGGCACGGCGTTGCCTATCTGTTTCGCTATTTCAATCTTACTGCCGGCAAATACGAACGAGTCGGGGAAGCTCTGTAAACGGGCTGCTTCCCTGTGTGTAATAGGGCGGTGCTGCTCAGGGTGGAGGTATCTTCCCTTTTCAGGTTTGAAAAACTCCGTGCGGATAGTAACCGCCGGACGATCCCACCAGAGTCTTCCAAATAAATCGGTTCCTCCGGTAGTTTTGCGGATCCAACAGTCTGGCGTAATATCGGGGGCATTTTTTTGTAAATCAAATCGATTCATTCCCTCAAGAGGAATTGCATGATAACGACGGATGCTCAATGGGGTAGGCGTCCGGCCGAAATGTAGGTTCATCGGTGGTCGTACCTCCGAAACATTTGTTCCGTCTGGCGGAGCTAGATCGTAAATGGCGTCGCGCACGGTTTGCCATCTCTCCATTTGAGGCATAAACAAATCCGGAGCCTGACCCTTCGGCCCATCTGGATTATAGTGCGTTTTACGCGGCGGGAATGCCATTGTTGGGTCGATGTTCTGTACACCGATGATAAACGCCCGCGTACGTTTTTGGGGAACGCCATAATCAGCAGCCATTAATTTCCCAGAAGCGAGCCTGAATCCCATTGCTTCCGCGGTCTCGATAATGTCCGCATGTTCTTGTGAACCAAGAAGCTGGGGTACATTCTCTATGATAAATAATTTCGCTTCACTACGTCGCACAACCTCTAGAAATGGCCTCCACAATTCGCGTCGCGGATCCCCCTGCCGATTTCTGTTTAACAAACTAAAACCCTGACAAGGAGGACCACCAATTACAATATCAGCCTTTGGAATCTTCGTATTTGGATCGGACAGAATTTCTACTATGTCTCCCTCTATGCAGTGGTTTCCAAAGTTCTTGTTGTAAGTTTCAACAGATTCTTTGTTGTAATCATTCGCCCAAATAGGTTTAAAATTATGTCCAAATGCTCTTGTGAAACCCAATGTCATCCCCCCGGCACCACAGAATAGATCGATTAGTTTGTATTCTTTCCTGTCGTCCGCATCCTTTGACTTCCGGGAGTAATAAAGGAACTCGTCCTCTAAGAGGATACTCTCTAAAGTTGGTATGGGTAAATAGTCGGTACGGAGCATGACAATTTGTTTGAAACAAATATATTTTGATTCAGTCGATTTTAGTGTTAACAACTATTTTACATCTCCAATGAAGCATTGTACTGCGCAAACTCCGCCGCGCACCCGTCTCCTACTTTGCGCGACCTTGCGCCCTCACATCAAAACCAACTCACCATTTTTTAATAAACTGGTACACTACAGCCGCTACGACAATCAGCCAAAGCTCGCCTTTCCATGGTGTGAAGTGGCGTCGGAGGCGATACATCAAAACACCTGACAAAACAATTACCGAAAGGCGCATCGGCACATACCACAGGGCCTTATGCCACTCGAGGTAGGGCTTGAGGCAGGATTTGTCAACGAAAAGATTGCCGACTTCGTAAACCAATGGGCAAAGCAGCACAGTAAGTAAAAAGAGTCCGGGAAGCCGCCGGTATCTTGATACGACAAGAAAACCAACCGTCGCTGCCGCCAGAAGGGTGATATGGAGCGCAACGTCCATCAAAACCCGGTGTTGTTGGATGGTCTGTACGGGCGTTCCGGAAGG
This genomic interval from Flavobacterium sp. HJ-32-4 contains the following:
- a CDS encoding DNA cytosine methyltransferase, yielding MLRTDYLPIPTLESILLEDEFLYYSRKSKDADDRKEYKLIDLFCGAGGMTLGFTRAFGHNFKPIWANDYNKESVETYNKNFGNHCIEGDIVEILSDPNTKIPKADIVIGGPPCQGFSLLNRNRQGDPRRELWRPFLEVVRRSEAKLFIIENVPQLLGSQEHADIIETAEAMGFRLASGKLMAADYGVPQKRTRAFIIGVQNIDPTMAFPPRKTHYNPDGPKGQAPDLFMPQMERWQTVRDAIYDLAPPDGTNVSEVRPPMNLHFGRTPTPLSIRRYHAIPLEGMNRFDLQKNAPDITPDCWIRKTTGGTDLFGRLWWDRPAVTIRTEFFKPEKGRYLHPEQHRPITHREAARLQSFPDSFVFAGSKIEIAKQIGNAVPPVLAARIADVAYVLLKHFHEENQQ
- a CDS encoding very short patch repair endonuclease; the protein is MDVHSREQRSRNMAAIKSSGTKAEIQLGRALWSQGYRYRKNNKTVIGKPDFTFKRRRIAIFVDSEFFHGKDFQTKKKPKTNAEFWDKKIKRNIARDLEVNRYLTEQGGSYYDSGPLKLKRTLQV
- a CDS encoding DNA cytosine methyltransferase, translating into MSFNYIDLFAGAGGLSEGFKAQGFNPVAHVEIDTAACFTLKTRAAYHHLKENNSFSTYCEYLRGEISRQTLYGFLPNEVSTSIINKGIGPENNLDIFKQIDNQISNLKRKEIDLIVGGPPCQAYSLVGRARSEDNMKGDSRNFLYVQYAAFLERYQPKMFVFENVIGLLSAGKGIYLENMRKLFSKKGYEIEIFRVNAENFGVLQKRRRLIIVGWKKDLVPLLPNLESLTSNMFAFVNDVFNDLSRLKAGEGSERFINYSSRPSTYLTEARIRNGLDFVTQHIARPHSDQDKEIYKYAVDKWETKMERLNYNDLPEKLKTHVNRTSFTDRFKVVAHNLRSSHTVVAHIAKDGHYYIHNDFEQNRSISVREAARLQSFPDDYFFEGVKEGMNRTAAFKQIGNAVPPLMARKIAAAIHNIL
- a CDS encoding HNH endonuclease, whose product is MKKISSDLPALKAKLESLLGNFEKELESDDLRRKVKSIIPIFHLLRDTGKSLIPKTTASSARDRILFYFKKYPRVVISGDELLVVSGIQEYARRIRELRVQFGWSIITGMTAKEMAQEDDLTIDKQALAAMKPDDYLLLSDEQDRDAALRWNIANDIRKRPDGVKMKLLEYLKANVGKPVTGEELRYVANNATEWARRVRELRTEEGWSVVSKSSGRPDLPIGTYVLESDRQSPTHDRRIPDSVRSNTLRRDNYTCQNCGWTQEEWNRSDPRHLELHHIISHKTKGANTEENLITLCTVCHDEVHRKEKG